ACTGGAAGAGCACGGCCTGCAATAGCAGTGACACGAAGATGGCCGGAAATGCCGCCCAACCCAGGATGGCGGCCAGCAGCCCGTTAAGCACCAGGTGCACGTTGCCCGGTCCCAGGGGCACATGAATGAGGGAGGCCACGAAAAATGCCGCCGCCAGAAAACTGGCCGTAACAAGCTGTTTTTCGTCCAGCTTCTTGAGCCCGATGCCGATGCCGGCGGCCGCCACAGCCCAGCCGGCCACCAGTACCGGCCCGGCCAGCACGCCTTCGGATATGTGCATCCTGCCCCTCCTTGCGTCTTCTTTGCTGTGCTGTACGCGCCGGTGGTGGCGGAGTCAACGGTGCGTATGCATGTTGCGTCACAATTTGCATAAACGTGCGAACGAAGAGGCGGGCGCGGAGTAATGCAACACGGTTGCACAGACAAATCAATGACATAGAACTTGACAATCAATCTCATCGAGGCTATTCCATCATGCATGCACATGCTTCATCGTCCAGACACAGCCCCTCAGGTGCTGCCTCTCAGCAAGGTCCCGGCCGGGGCCACCATCCGCATTGTCCAGGTGGGGGACTGCCCGGCCATGCGCAGCCGGCTGCTGGCGTTGGGGCTTACGCCGGGCTCCACCGTCAAGGTGGATTCCTGCGGCTGCGGGCAGTGCTGCCTGTGTGTGCGCGGGGGGCAGCTGGCTATCGGGCACGGCATGGCGGAAAAGATCATGGTCCGCGTGCTGGACCGCGGGGCGGCTGCATCGGATCTGGCCTGCCCGTCGCGGCCGTGTTGCACGCGTCGCGGCGGCTAGAGCCTTGTACTTTTGAAGAAGGACGTTGCGAGTGGGGAAGCCTTTTGCGAAAGGTTCTCCCCCGAGAACTCCTTTCAAAGATGCCTTGCCCTAGAGCCTTGCCGCGTTGCTATTCTTTCTATTTGATGGCCCGTCCGGGCAGCCATCATGCAAAAATTCGTTCCAAATTGGCAGGAGATGCAACCCATGTCACAAATCGTATCGCTTCGCGTGTTGCAAGTGGATCAACTGGCCACCATCGCCAGCGTGACGGCCAAGGGCGAGATGGGCCGCCGCATCCGGGACATGGGTCTTGCTCCCGGCGTGCAGGTGAGCGTGTCTGGCCGTGCGCCGTTGTATGATCCCGTGGCCCTGCGTGTGCTGGGGGCCACCATCAGTCTGAGAAACAATGAAGCGGACCATATCCTGGTCCAGATCGAGGAGTAGCCCCATGGCGGCGAAACATACCGCCAGCGTGGCCCTGGCCGGCAACCCCAATGCCGGCAAGACCACGCTGTTCAATGCGCTGACTGGCGCGCGGCAGCATGTGGGGAACTATCCGGGCATCACCGTGGAGCGCAAGGAAGGCGTGGCTGTGGTGGACGGACGGGAGGTCCGGATTCTGGATCTGCCGGGCACGTACTCGCTGTCTGCCTATTCGCCCGAAGAGCTGGTGGCGCGCAACGTGCTGGTGAGCGAGCGGCCGCAGGTGGTGGTGGGCGTGCTCAATGCCGCGTGCCTGGAGCGCAATCTGTACCTGGCCGTGCAGCTCATGGAGCTGGGCGCGCCCCTGATGCTGGCCCTGAACATGATGGACGAAGCCGAAGCCCAGGGCATGCGCATCAACATGCCGCGACTGGCCGAGCTGCTGGGCGTGCCTGTGCTGCCGCTGGTGGCCAAGCGGGGCAAGGGCGTGCGCGAGCTCATGGCGCTGGTGACGGCCCGGTTGGATGCTCCGGTCCAGGCGACACCCCTGCATGTTTCCTATGGGCCGGATCTGGATGTGGCCCTGACCGGCATGCAGCGGCTCATCGAGCAGCATCATTTTCTGACCGACCGCTACCCGGCGCGCTGGATCGCCCTCAAATATCTGGAAGAAGATGCCGAGGTCCTGGCCCAGGGCCGGCAGGCCGGGGCTGTCTCCGCACAGTTGGAGGAGATTGCCGCCAAAACCGCCACCCATTGCCGCAACACCCTGGAAGTGGAGCCCGAAGCCATCATTGCGGATTACCGGTACGGCTTCATTGCCTCCCTCATGCGCAAGGGCGTGCTCTCGCGCGAGGTGGCCGAAGAACGCCGGGCCTTTTCCGAAAAGGTGGATCGCGTGCTCACCCAGCGGATGCTGGGGCCGGTGCTGATGTTCGGCATCCTCCTGGGCTTGTACCACGCCGTCTTCACCCTGGGGGAAACGCCCATGGGGTGGATGGAGATGGTCTTCGGCTGGCTGTCGGAAACGGCCTCCGGCGTCCTGCCCGAGGGGGCGTTGCGATCCCTGATCGTGTCCGGGATCATCGAGGGCGTGGGCGGGGTGTTCTCCTTTGTGCCGCTGATCATGATCATGTTCTTCCTCCTGGCATTCCTGGAAGATACGGGATACATGGCCCGCGTGGCCTACATGCTGGACCGCGTGTTCCGCATCTTTGGCCTGCACGGCAGTTCGGTGATGCCCCTCATCATTTCCGGCGGCGTGGGCGGCGGCTGCGCCGTGCCGGGCGTCATGGCTGCGCGCACCCTGCGCAGCCCCAAGGAACGGCTGGCCACCATCCTCACGGCCCCGTTCATGACCTGTGGGGCCAAACTGCCGGTGTTCATCCTCGTTACCGGCGTGGTGCTGCCGGATCATCAGGCCTGGGGCATGTTCGCCCTCACCCTGGCTGGCTGGGCCATGGCGCTGGTGGGCGCGCGCGTCCTGCGCTGGACGGTGATTCGCGGGCCGGCCACGCCCTTTGTCATGGAATTGCCGCCGTACCGTTTCCCCACCATGCGCGGGCTGTTGATCCACACCTGGGAACGCACCTGGCAGTATATCAAAAAGGCCGGGACGGTGATTCTGGCCATCTCCATCCTCATCTGGGCGGCCATGACGTATCCCTCCCTGCCGGAGGAACAGGCGGCAGCCCTGCCGGACGAAGCCGCCATTGCCGAAGCAAGCCTGGAATATTCCGTGGCCGGCCGCATCGGCAAGGCGCTGGAGCCTCTCTCCAGCCTGGCCGGGTTCGACTGGCGGACCAACATTGCCCTGGTGGGCGGCTTTGCAGCCAAGGAAGTCATCGTCTCCACCCTGGGCACGGCCTATTCCCTGGGCGAAGTGGATGCGGAAGACGCCAGCAGCCTTTCCGAACGCCTGGCTGCGAATCCGAACTTCACCATGGCTGCGGCCATCGCCCTCATGCTCTTCGTGCTCATCTATGCCCCGTGTTTTGTGACCGTGGTGACCATCTGGCGCGAAAGCAACTGGAAGTGGGCGCTGTTTTCCACCGCATACAGCACGGTGACGGCGTATGTGCTGGCTGTGGCGGTGTTTCAGGGACTGTCGCGCATATTGTAACGACTGCATTGACATGATGCCAACGCCGATGGGGGAGCCGCCAGGTGCCGCCGTCGGCGTTGTCGTGTTGCAAGGAGAGCGGAAATCCGCCGCCGTCGTCCTGTTTGCGGGGCGTTACATCTCGCCACCACAGCGACAACACCGCTACGACTCTGATAGCAGCGGGCATTTGGTGCAATACGATCATTTTCTGCAATGAAGCCCGAACCGCTTGCCAAAAGCAATCTGCAATGGTAAGTGCCGAACAGGGAAGACTGCCATTGGCTGCCCGTGTCAAGTCGATGTTGCATGGCATGTAAGCGCCTCTGCACACAACAGAGGTGTTTCAAGTCATTGTCGCCCATGCCTGAAGGTTTCTGGAGGTTCGTCATGCGCCGAATGCTACTGTTCATGCTCGTCATCCTGTTGTCCATGCCTGCGATGGCACGCGCCCAAGGGCAGGAAATGTATTTGAAAGGATACATCTATACCCTGAATGGCGAGCGGCAGCAGGTCTCCAAATTCCTCAATGTTGGCTTTACGGAATACCATTTCATTCACGACGGCATTTACCGCGTGGTGAAACCGCACGACATCAAAAGCATCGAGAACCGCGGCATGGACAATCTGGTCATCACCATCCGCGGGCATCGGCCCTCGCGCGGCAGGGTGATGGACGTGTTTCCCGGTGCTGCCATCCAGGCCATGACCGGCGACCTCAACGGCAAGGTCAGCTTTGAATTTTACGACAAGATCCAGGGCCAGATGAAGCGCGGCGAAGTCTCCTGCGACGAAGTGAAGCTGCTGGTCTTCGAATAGATTTTCTCTCCACGTCCTGCATCAATCCTCTTGCCGGCGGAAGCCGGACGGTGCCTCCCCGTCCGGCTTCCGTCTTTTTTTTGCATGCTCTTGCAATGCACGTCCCAACTGCGTAAAGTCGGGAAGACTTTGTGCCGATGAGTTATATGCATTTTTGGAGGCAGTGGTCGAGGGCGGGGAGCATTCGTCTCTATGAAAATACGCTACTATCTGGCCTGCTTCGGCCTGCTTGTCGTGTTTCTGCTGGTCGCTGCTGCGTCCATTGCCTGCTTTGGCCTGTACATGTGGGTCACGCGGGATTTGCCGGATTTCCAAAAGCTCACCGATTACGAACCCAGCCTTGTCACCACTGTTTACGCCCGCGATGGCCAGGTGCTGGGCTATCTGTACCGCGAAAAACGGTTCCTGGTAACGCTGGAGGACGTGCCCGCGCATGTGGTGCGAGCCTTCCTGGCCATGGAAGACCACACCTTTTACGAGCACAAGGGCGTGGACTTTCCGGCCATTCTGCGTGCCGCCCTGGCCAACTACGAGGCCGGGACCATCGTACAGGGCGCGTCCACCATCAACCAGCAGATCATCAAGCAACTGCTGCTGACGTCGCAGAAAAAATACGAACGCAAGCTCAAGGAAGCCGTGCTGGCGTTTCGTCTGGACAGCCGGCTGACCAAGGACGAGATCCTGACCATTTACCTTAATCAGGTCTTTTTCGGGGCAGGATCCTACGGCGTGGAGGCCGCGGCGCAAACCTTCTTCGGCAAGCATGTGGGCGAGCTGACCCTGGCCGAAGGCGCGCTGCTGGCCGGCATGCCCAAGGCCCCCAGCCTGTACAACCCCTACACCAATCCGGAAAAGGCCCAGAGCAGGAAGCAGGTGGCCCTGATGCGGCTGCGGGAACTGGGCTGGATCACCACCACGCAGTACGAAGATGCCTTACGCCAGCGGCTGGAGTTCAGGCCCATGCCGGAACCTTCCTGGGGTCTGGGCGCGTACTATCTGGAAGAGGTGCGCCGCCAGCTCATCGAGATGCTGTCCCGCGAAAACGTGCTCAAAAATGGCCTGCCCCTGGACCGATACGGCGAGGATGCCGTGTACGAAAAAGGGCTGCACGTGCACACCGCCGTGGATTTGCAGCACCAGGCCGCGGCGGAGATGGCCCTGCGCTTCGGGCTGGAAGAGTACACCCGCCGCCACGGCTGGAGCGGTCCGGTGGAACAATTGAAGCCGGACCAATGGAAGGAATTTCTGGAGCGCGAACCGACCGCCGCCGATCTGGAGCCCGGCAAGTGGCTGCAGGCGCTGGTGGTGGGCCTGAAGAACGGCGGCGCCGAGCTGCGCATGGGCAGCCGCCGGGGCTTCATTCCGGCATCCTCCATGGCCTGGGCGCGCTGGAAAAAAGGCGGGCTGCGTCCTGGGGATGTGGTGTGGGTGAGCGTGGAAGGGCCGGATGTGTATATGGTGGACCTGGACAAGGCCCCCGCCGAGCAGGCCGCCGCCGCCCGCAAACTGGAGGATCTGCGCCAAGCCCTGGTCAGGGACCAGATCCTGCTGTGTGCCCTGCGCGAAAAGCCCCAGGCGCAAGGGGCTGTCATTTCCCTGGAACCTCCCACCGGCGACGTGGTGGCCGTGGTGGGCGGCTACGATTTCAACGACAGCTGGTTCAATCGCGCCACCCAGGCTCGCCGGCAGCCTGGATCGGCCTTCAAGCCCATTGTCTTTTCCGCAGCGCTGGAGCACGGCTACACGCCCAGCTCCACCGTGCTGGACAGCCCCATCACCGTCGGCTCCTGGAGTCCGAAAAACTATGGCGGCGGCTACCTGGGCCCCATGCCCATGCGGGTGGCGCTGGCCAAATCGCGCAATCTGGTCACCGTACGCATGGCGGCACAGATGGGCATCCGCAAGGTTATCGCCCATGCCCGCAAGCTGGGGCTGGAAGGGGAGTTTCCGCCGTACCTGCCCATCTCGCTGGGGGCGCAGGTGTTCACGCCGCTGAATCTGGCGCAGGCGTACACCGCGTTTGCGCGGGACGGGTCCTACGTCAAGCCGCGGTTCATCCACAGCGTACGCAAGGCCTGGGGGGAAGAGGTGCTGCGTATCAAGCCGGAGGCCGTGCGGGCCATCAGCCCGGAAAACGCCTACGCCATGGCCACCATGCTGCAGGGCGTGGTTCAGGCCGGCACCGGCACCCGGGCCAAGGTGCTTGGCCGGCCCGTGGCCGGCAAGACCGGCACCACCAACAACGAAATAGACACGTGGTTCATGGGCTTTTCGCCGTATCTGCTCACCGGCGTCTATGTGGGCTTCGACGAGCTGACGCCCATGGGCAAGGGCGAGACCGGCGGACGCACGGCCCTGCCCATCTGGGCCGCCTATCGGCTGAAGGTGGAAGGCATGTACCCCGTGCAGGACTTCGCCGCGCCGCAGCTTCTGGATCAGACGCCGACGCTGCGTGTGGCTGCCGTCACGGTGACGGATGATCTGATCCACAACGATTTCATGCCCTTTCCCCACGCGGAAAAGGCGGCGCTGGTGCAGGGGCAGGGCGGCGAACCCAGCTACGGCGTCAGCGTGAGCGAGTCGCCAGCGCCCCGCCCGGCCACCCGCACCAAACCGCCAAGCGCCACCACCAGCGAAGAGCTGCTCAAGTCCATGTTTTAGAGCAGGTTAATTTTGAAAAGGACGTTGCGAGAGGGGAGAACCTTTTTGCAAAAGGTTNAGAAAGGTTTTCCCCCGACAGTTCTTTTCAAAAGTACATTGCTCTAAACGCATCCCCGCCGTACTGCGTCAGGGCATGCCGTTCATGCGGATGCGGTAATTTCTGGCCGCCTCGGCAAAGCGGCTGCGGATGGCCTCCAGATTGGCCGGCACGGGGCCGGATGGCGTAGGCGCGAACACAAACAGGCGCTGCGACGCCATGCCCCGGGCGTTCCAGCGCAGGGGGGCCATGCTCCAGGCCATGTGCTGCACGGCCTGCAGGCGGGTGTTGATCCACTGCGCGTCGGCATTGGCCGGCAGGGGCCCCATGGTGGCGGCAAAGCGGATGAAATCATACCCCAGGGCATGCCAGTAGTCCGGCTTGGCGCCAAGGGCGGACACAAGGGCGCGGGCCTCGGGCGCGGCGTTGCCCTCCCACCAGGCGCCGGGGAACATGGCCAGCCGGAAGGGCTGCTGATCCTCGGGGCGCATGGCCAGGGTCTGATCCCACAGCGCCGAGCCCAGCACGAGCATGTGGTCTTCCTGATAGTACGAAAACAGCGGCACCAGCATTTGCGCCTGGGACCATGCATCCGGCAAAAACACGGCTTCCATGCCCGGATGCCGGCCGCCAGGAACGCCCGCGGCATAGCCTTGCTCCAGAAACGCCGCCACCTGCCGGTTCCAGCGCAGGGGCTCGGCCGGATCATACGCTGCGGCAGCCTTGGTGAGCATTCCCATCTCGCGCGCAACATCCTGAAACAACTGCGCCCGGCGTTGGCCGAAGGACTCGTCCGGATACAGCACGCCCACGTCCTTGACGCCGAAGTGATCCCGGGCCGTGGTGAGCATGGTCTCGATGTGGTCCCGCGGGCTGGTGAAGAAGCGCCAGGCATCCCGGCCTTCCTGGGGCAGGCCCGTGGGGAACTCGGGCATCAGGGCGAACACCTGCCGCCTGGGGGCCAGACTCAACAGGGGCATCAGATCCTGCGCCAGCATGGGACCGCCGATGAGCACGGAGGGCGAGGTGCGCATCACCTGATCCAGCCAGTCGGCGGCGGCGGTGTCCACAATCTGCAGTTGCACCCGCACGCCGTCCCGGGCCAGACGGGCCACGGCAATCTGCGCCCCGGCCGCCACCTTGCTGGCGAAGGCCCCATAGGCATTGCCCAGGGGCAGGACCAACAGCACGGTGACGGGCTGTGGCGTCGGTGCGCTGCGCGTTTCCAGCAGGCCGCCGGATTGCGGCGACGCAGTGCGCGAAGGGGCTTGCCGGCCAGCGCAGCCGGCAACAACCATCAATGCGGCCAGAAGCAACAGGAAGCACGATCTGCTGAACATGCGCGGCACTCGCAGTGGCTGCAGGGTGGGAACGATACGTGCCACCCATATACACCGGAATAGCGCGAAACGGAACGAAAAAAAGCCGCACCGCCTTTCAGGGCCAGTGTCGGCAGGCTTGTCCGAGGGCAGTCTGACGGCTCAACGCAACAAGGGGCAGCCATGGGCTGCCCCTTGCATCGGGTGGTGTTTGGGTCAGTCGCGTCCCGCTAGTTGTTGTCGGGGCTTTTCCACGTTGCTACCCCGTCAGTGCCGATGGTGAAATCGGGATGGGTAACGGTGATGACGATATCACTACCGCTCGCAGCGCAAGCCAGGACGTAGTCGCCAGTCACCCCAGTAGCTTTGCAAGCAGTTTCAATGACACCAGGCACGACCTTCCCGGTTGCGGCGTCAACGTTGGAGCTACCTCCATCCAGCAGCGCTTTGGCATAAGCCAGGGAGCACTGGGACATGGCGCCTGCGATGATGCCGGCAGCGCCCTTTTTAGCGGCAGTCAGCTGCATGTCGTTGTACTTGGGGACGGCCACGGCGGCGAGGATGCCGAGGATGACGAGGACGGCGATGATTTCGATGAGGGTGAAGCCTTGCTGGTTCCGCATTGTCTTTCTCCTATTGTACGGGATGAGAAAAAGTGCCCAGGGAGTTGCGCACGGATGCTTGCCTAAAAGCAACCGGCGTGCCAACGAAAACCCTTGCGAAGCTGCTCTTCTATCATCTGAAATAAAAAGATTTTTATTTTGGGCTACAAATTTTGTAGCTTGCCAATAGGTCTGTAGCATCAAAAAATGGAGGAAACTCTCCAAAAAGTGATGCTCCAAAAAATGGAGCACGCGGCGGGCAGGTGGCCAGGGCGCGGCGATTCGATGCCGTGGCGCGCCTCATCTCGCCCCCAGCAGGAAGATGCCATACCGGGCCCGCCAGGATTTCCACAGGCTGAGCACGTGCCCGTCCTGGCGGCGGTAGTCCGTATCCAGGGCCGCTTCCTCCAGGATGGGCAGCGCGTGGGCTTTGCAGAATGCGCGGAAGTCCTTGAGGGTGATGACGCGGATGTTGGGCGTGTTCCACCATTCGTAGGGCAGTTCGCTGGTGCGCGGGGCCTGGCCCGAGAGCAGCAGTTGCATGCGGATGCGCCAATGGCTGAAGTTGGGGAAGCTCACCACCCCGCGCCGGCCCACGCGCAGCATCTCCTTGAGCAGGATGGCCGGCTTGTAGACCTGTTGCAGCGTCTGGGAGAGGACCACCACATCAAAGCGGCCGTCGGGGTAGTCCAGGATTTCCGTATTGATGTCGCCCTGGATGACGGACAGGCCGCGCCCGATGCACTGGGCCACCTTGTCTTCGCCGTGTTCAATGCCCTGGCCGCGCACGCCTTTGTGGGCCTGCAGATGGGCCAGGAGCTCGCCGGAGCCGCAGCCCAGGTCCAGCACGCTGGCGCCCTGGGGAATCCAGCTGGCGATCTGTTGCAGATCAAACCGCATGGCCGGCCTCCATGCGCAGTTTTGCCTGGGAGTGATCCAGGAAGTTGGCGATGAGGGCCGAGAGCCGTTCGTTCTGGAGCAGGAAGGCGTCGTGCCCGAAGTCGGCGTCTATCTCCATGAAGCTGACGTCCCGGCCGGCCTTTTTCATGGCCTGGACCAGCTCCCGGGAGCGGTAGGTGGGGTAGAGCCAGTCCGAGGAGAAGCTGATCACCAAAAACCGCGCCTGGGCCTGGCTCATGGCTCCGGCCAGGGAGCCCTGGCCATGCTGGGCGGCAAGGTCGAAGTAGTCCGCGGCCTTGGTGATGTAGAGGAAGGAATTGGCATCGAACCGTTCCACAAACTTGCGACCCTGGTAGCGCAGGTAGCTTTCCACCTGGAAGTCGGGCAGGTCCAGGTCGAAATCGAAGCTGAAGGCGTCGCGATCCTGCAGGCGGCGGCCGAACTTGCGGCGCATGGCTTCGTCTGAAAGATAGGTGATGTGGCCGACCATCCGGGCCACGGCCAGGCCTGTGCCGGGTTTGCTGGAGTCGGTGTAGCGGCCGCGGTTCCAGTTGGGATCGGCCATGATGGCCTGCCGGGCCACCTCGTGGAAGGCGATGTTCAGGGCCGAGTGCCGGGCCGTGGTGGCCAGGGGGATGGCGGCGTAGACCATCTCCGGGTAGCGGCAGCTCCAATCCAGCACCTGCATGCCGCCCATGGAGCCGCCCACCACGGCCAGCAGGCGCGGGATCCCCAGATGGCCGATCAGCTCGCGCTGGGCCTTGACCATGTCCCCGATGGTGACCACGGGAAAATCCAGCCCGTACAGGCCGCTGCCGTCCGGCTTTTCGCTGGCCGGACCGGTGGAGCCCATGCAGCTGCCCAACGCATTGGAACAGATGACAAAGTATCGATCCGTGTCGATGGGTTTGCCAGGGCCGACCATCAGCTCCCACCAGCCGGGCTTGCCGCTGCCGCCCTTGGCGGGGTCGTGATAACCGGCCACATGGGCATCGCCGGTGAGGGCATGGCAAATGAGGATGGCGTTATCGCGTGCCGGCGTCAGGCGGCCGTAGGTCTCGAAGGCCAGGGTCACGGGGGCGAGGAGCTGGCCGCTCTCCAGCAGCAGGGGCTCGCCGGAATTGGCAAAGGTGAAGGACTGCTTCTCCACAATGCCCACGGTGTTGGCGTCGGCAAAGCCGTCAATATATTCGCTCATACACGGATGGTGCACCATTGTCGCGGCTGTTGCAACCCCTGCAATGCACGAAGGCGGTTGTGCCGCATCGCCGGGCCTGATAGCACCGCAGGCATGGATACGCGATCTTCCACAACATCGGATGGCTGGACGCTGAACTGCGGCAGCGGCAAATCCTTCAAGCCCGACTGCCTGAATGTGGACATCAACCCCTTTTGGCAGCCGGACATCGTGGCCGATCTGGCCCGGCCGTTCCCGCCCACGCCGGAGACGGTCTATTCCAGCTCGCGCTTCGGGGCGGTGCGGCTTGCGCCGGGCTGTGCGGCGCGCATCATCGCCCATGACCTGCTGGAACACCTGCCACAGGTGACGACGTTTTATGAGACCTGCCTGCGCCTGCTGGCCGAAGGCGGGCTGCTGGATGTGGTGGTGCCATACGACCTGGCCCACGGCGCCTGGCAGGATCCCACCCATGTCCGTGCATTCAACGAAAACAGCTGGTTGTATGTGACGGACTGGCACTGGTATCTGGGCTGGACCGAGGCGCGTTTCGAGCTGGTGTCGCTGGAATACCGGTATAGCCAACTGGGGCAGCGATTGCTGGATAAAGGCAAAGATGCCGAGATGATACGCCGCAGACCCCGGGCCGTGGACGCCATGGCTGTGCTGTTGCGCAAGCGCTCGCTCACGGACAAGGAGCGGGGCAAGGTCGCGACGCGATGGGCGAAATATCTGGACCGGCCCGCGGATTTCACTCCGTCGCAGGCGGGATAAAAAAATAAAAAATAACCCTTTACAACGCTGCGGTTGTGGTTATCATGTAGTCAGAGGCAAGGAAACGGCACCTGCAACGGAGGGTACGAAGAAATAATGAAAGCCATCGTACACACGGCAAGCGGAGTTGCCCACGGGGTCGCCCGGGATATTGTCCTGTAGAGCGCGACCAACTAGAGAGGATGAGGACAACAAAGCCACCTCGTCCCGCCGGATACCCGGCAAGAAAGATCTCTTATCCTGATCCTCAACCTTAACCGACTTCGAAGATAGAACAAGACTATTCCTCAGAGCAGTCCTTCTCCAAGCCGCCGGGGTTCTCCCGGCGGCTCTTTTGTATGGATTCGCGATCATGCGTACCCACCGCGCGGCCTCGCTGCACGGCTCCCCGACCAAAACGGGCCTCGATGTCATCAAGCGTCTTGTCCAGCGTCTGGCGGCGTTCCTCGCGTCGGGCCTCGGCATCGTCAAAGAGCGGCAACTGCCGCGGCAGGGCGAAAAAGCCGCTGGCAGACACGCCGATGAGCCGCAGGGGCCGGGAGAGCTTTTCCTTGTCCAACAAGGACTTGGCCACCTCGAACAAGCCGTCGGTGCTGGCCACGGGCAGCTCCACGGTCCGGCTGCGGGTGATGCTTTTGAAGTCGCGGTCTTTGAGTTTGAGGGTGATGGTGCGGGCGGTGCGGCCGTCCTTGCGCAGCCTGCGGCCCACGCGGTGGCACTGCTGATACAGATGCCGGGCCAGCAGCTCGCGGTCGGCGGTGTCGTGGTCCAGGGTCACTTCCGCGCCTTCGCTTTTGGCGTCCCAGTGGGAGGTCAGCCCGCGGGGATCGATGCCGTGGGCGCGATCCCACAGGGCCTGCCCCCATTTGCCGAACTCTCGCACAAAAAACGCAGGGGAGAGCCGCCGGAGGTCTCCCACGGTGCGGATGCCCAGTTGCCGGAGCCGGGCCTCGCTCTTGCCGCCCACGCCGGGGATTTTGCCCACAGGCAGGGCGATGAGGAAATCATCGACCATCGTGGGATGCAGGACGAAGAGCCCGTCCGGCTTGTTCCAGTCCGAGGCGATCTTGGCCAGGAACTTCACCGGCGCCAGGCCCACGGAACAGGCCAGCCCGCCCGTGGCCCGGCGGACGGCGTCCTTGACGGCGCGGCCCATGGCCTCTGGCGGACCGAGAAAGGGTTCCATGCCGGTCATGTCCAGATAGGCTTCGTCCACGGAGGCCTGCTCCATGATCGGGGAGAACTGCGCCAGCGCGGCCATGGCCAGCCGGGAAACCTCGCCGTAGCGGCTGTGGCTGCCGTGCAGGAAGATGCCATGGGGGCAGAGCTTGCGCGCCTGGGCCGAGGGCATGCCCGAGCGCACGCCAAAGGCGCGGGCAGGGTAGGACGCCGCGCTGACCACGCCGCGCTCCCCCCCGCCCACGATGACCGGCTTGCCGGCCAGGGCCGGATTGTCCAGCACTTCTACGGACGCAAAAAAGGCATCCATGTCCAGGTGCAGAATCCAGCGCTGCCCGGCAGGGCAGGAGGGCGCGGCCATGGCCTGTCTGCGGTGACGATCCGGGAGCCCGCTACCGGGCGTTCCGGATGCGGTCGATGATGCCCGTGGTGGAGACGCCCTCCACCAGCGGCAGGGAGACGGCCTTGCCCCCGCGGGCTTCCACCACGTCCCGGCCCACGATGGCTTCCACGGGCCAGTCGCCGCCCTTGACGAGGATATCCGGCTGCAACTGGCTGATGATGTCGTACGGGGTGGCGGCTTCGAACCACGTCACGTAGTCCACCATCTCCAGGTGCGCCAGCATGAACATGCGGTCGGC
This sequence is a window from Megalodesulfovibrio gigas DSM 1382 = ATCC 19364. Protein-coding genes within it:
- the rfaE2 gene encoding D-glycero-beta-D-manno-heptose 1-phosphate adenylyltransferase, with protein sequence MERPHPKIYSPDQLAEILETRRSCGKIVFTNGCFDLLHPGHVTLLTQARTLGDVLVVAVNSDASVRVLVKGPSRPVNTLADRMFMLAHLEMVDYVTWFEAATPYDIISQLQPDILVKGGDWPVEAIVGRDVVEARGGKAVSLPLVEGVSTTGIIDRIRNAR
- the metW gene encoding methionine biosynthesis protein MetW — protein: MRFDLQQIASWIPQGASVLDLGCGSGELLAHLQAHKGVRGQGIEHGEDKVAQCIGRGLSVIQGDINTEILDYPDGRFDVVVLSQTLQQVYKPAILLKEMLRVGRRGVVSFPNFSHWRIRMQLLLSGQAPRTSELPYEWWNTPNIRVITLKDFRAFCKAHALPILEEAALDTDYRRQDGHVLSLWKSWRARYGIFLLGAR
- the metX gene encoding homoserine O-acetyltransferase MetX: MSEYIDGFADANTVGIVEKQSFTFANSGEPLLLESGQLLAPVTLAFETYGRLTPARDNAILICHALTGDAHVAGYHDPAKGGSGKPGWWELMVGPGKPIDTDRYFVICSNALGSCMGSTGPASEKPDGSGLYGLDFPVVTIGDMVKAQRELIGHLGIPRLLAVVGGSMGGMQVLDWSCRYPEMVYAAIPLATTARHSALNIAFHEVARQAIMADPNWNRGRYTDSSKPGTGLAVARMVGHITYLSDEAMRRKFGRRLQDRDAFSFDFDLDLPDFQVESYLRYQGRKFVERFDANSFLYITKAADYFDLAAQHGQGSLAGAMSQAQARFLVISFSSDWLYPTYRSRELVQAMKKAGRDVSFMEIDADFGHDAFLLQNERLSALIANFLDHSQAKLRMEAGHAV
- a CDS encoding methyltransferase domain-containing protein, producing the protein MDTRSSTTSDGWTLNCGSGKSFKPDCLNVDINPFWQPDIVADLARPFPPTPETVYSSSRFGAVRLAPGCAARIIAHDLLEHLPQVTTFYETCLRLLAEGGLLDVVVPYDLAHGAWQDPTHVRAFNENSWLYVTDWHWYLGWTEARFELVSLEYRYSQLGQRLLDKGKDAEMIRRRPRAVDAMAVLLRKRSLTDKERGKVATRWAKYLDRPADFTPSQAG
- the dinB gene encoding DNA polymerase IV, translated to MAAPSCPAGQRWILHLDMDAFFASVEVLDNPALAGKPVIVGGGERGVVSAASYPARAFGVRSGMPSAQARKLCPHGIFLHGSHSRYGEVSRLAMAALAQFSPIMEQASVDEAYLDMTGMEPFLGPPEAMGRAVKDAVRRATGGLACSVGLAPVKFLAKIASDWNKPDGLFVLHPTMVDDFLIALPVGKIPGVGGKSEARLRQLGIRTVGDLRRLSPAFFVREFGKWGQALWDRAHGIDPRGLTSHWDAKSEGAEVTLDHDTADRELLARHLYQQCHRVGRRLRKDGRTARTITLKLKDRDFKSITRSRTVELPVASTDGLFEVAKSLLDKEKLSRPLRLIGVSASGFFALPRQLPLFDDAEARREERRQTLDKTLDDIEARFGRGAVQRGRAVGTHDRESIQKSRRENPGGLEKDCSEE